The following coding sequences are from one Nicotiana tomentosiformis chromosome 3, ASM39032v3, whole genome shotgun sequence window:
- the LOC104109897 gene encoding cyclin-A2-4 gives MPPLTMKRENSVISAENESMVRITRSRAAAPEKSMLARCAKLPNPRGQKRSLQINSNTAVLRERKKNAPLVEKKCRAVLKDVTNLCCKSSKGDCLNAAKVPKKIMRVGNSSLNVSKVTTSVDAEVHQFPAKLPPIEKAVHDAAPSTSTKLDFIDIDSDQKDPQQCSQYALEIYNNFRVAELIKRPQSNFMETLQRDITQSMRGILVDWLVEVSEEYKLVPDILYLAVHFIDLFLSQNYVERPKLQLLGITCILIASKYEEIRPLRVEECCFITDNTYTKSEVLAMESLALKFLGFQLSGPTAKTFLRRFLRAAQASYKNPSLELECLANYLAELTLVDYGFLKFVPSAIAASSVFLARWTLDQSMHPWNSTLEYYTYYKARDLKTIVLALQGLQLNTENCPLNAIRAKYRQDKFKSVACLSSPKLLETLFQT, from the exons ATGCCTCCACTTACTATGAAGAGAGAAAATTCAGTAATCTCTGCTGAAAACGAGTCCATGGTTCGAATTACAAGATCTCGAGCTGCTGCCCCTGAAAAATCCATGCTTGCACGTTGCGCAAAACTGCCAAACCCACGGGGTCAGAAACGTTCTCTGCAGATAAATTCTAACACAGCAGTCCTCAGGGAGAGGAAGAAGAATGCTCCACTTGTGGAGAAGAAATGCCGGGCAGTGCTTAAGGATGTCACAAATCTATGTTGCAAGAGTTCAAAGGGAGACTGCCTCAATGCTGCCAAAGTCCCA AAGAAGATCATGCGAGTTGGAAACAGTTCTCTGAATGTGTCTAAAGTGACCACTTCAGTCGACGCTGAGGTCCATCAATTTCCAGCCAAGTTACCACCAA TTGAGAAAGCTGTTCATGATGCAGCACCATCGACATCAACAAAGCTGGACTTCATAGACATTGATTCTGATCAAAAGGATCCACAACAATGCAGCCAATATGCTCTTGAGATATATAACAATTTCCGGGTTGCAGAG CTAATTAAAAGGCCACAATCAAATTTCATGGAAACACTCCAGCGAGATATCACACAAAGTATGCGAGGAATCCTTGTCGACTGGCTTGTGGAA GTGTCCGAGGAATATAAGTTGGTGCCAGATATACTCTATCTTGCCGTTCACTTCATCGATCTATTTCTCTCTCAAAACTATGTGGAAAGGCCAAAACTGCAGCTCCTTGGTATCACTTGCATTCTAATTGCCTC GAAATATGAAGAGATTCGTCCTCTACGTGTTGAGGAGTGCTGTTTTATCACTGACAATACTTACACAAAAAGTGAG GTCCTGGCGATGGAGAGTCTTGCGCTGAAGTTTCTTGGTTTCCAACTCTCAGGTCCAACTGCAAAGACCTTTCTTAG GAGATTTTTAAGAGCTGCACAAGCTTCTTACAAG AATCCCAGTTTGGAGCTAGAGTGCTTGGCtaattatctagctgaactgacATTGGTCGACTATGGCTTCTTGAAATTCGTCCCTTCGGCTATTGCTGCATCATCTGTATTCCTTGCAAGATGGACACTAGATCAGTCAATGCACCCATGG AATTCGACATTGGAGTACTACACATATTACAAGGCTCGGGATCTGAAAACCATAGTTCTTGCATTACAAGGCTTACAATTGAATACAGAAAACTGCCCTCTAAATGCCATACGTGCTAAATACCGGCAAGATAAG TTCAAGTCTGTCGCGTGTTTGTCTTCGCCAAAACTACTTGAGACACTGTTCCAAACATGA
- the LOC104109896 gene encoding D-glycerate 3-kinase, chloroplastic, whose translation MAGLNILSQTPSPWQLSASSTSSSSFSLRCRHFYNFNIYNCGDIKCYKIGSSTFSLSGAPRSKPSAFSSQMLPQLSNSSGSGYSWMQDNSASCGNFSRNGRKQGPLNSVAPTERAQISSVDDLYDFICSGPLINKIGLTPEKVAESIDKWIEYGFRLCRLFQLNQLALNEPQKIRLYHYYIPVFLWCEQEISQHSSKFKDNEEIPPLVIGFSAPQGCGKTTLVFALEYLFKITGRKAATLSIDDFYLTAEEQAKLRENNPGNLLLEFRGNAGSHDLSLSVETLAELSKVTKEGVKMKLPRYDKSAYNGRGDRADPSTWPEVEGPLTVILFEGWMLGFKPLPPEAVKAVDPQLETVNKNLEAYYDAWYKYVKSWIIIKIHDPSYVYQWRLQAEIAMRADGNPGMSDEEVRDFVSRYLPAYKAYLPTLYSEGPTGADPEHVLLVEIDEGRNPILGS comes from the exons ATGGCGGGATTGAATATATTATCTCAGACTCCGTCGCCATGGCAGCTGTCAGCTTCCTCCACATCATCATCCTCATTTTCTTTACGCTGTCGTCATTTCTACAATTTTAATATTTACAATTGCGGCGATATCAAATGCTATAAAATCGGGTCGTCCACTTTTTCCCTTTCTGGAGCTCCAAGATCAAAGCCTTCTGCCTTTTCATCTCAAATGCTGCCTCAGCTCTCTAATTCTTCag GCAGTGGATATTCCTGGATGCAAGATAATTCTGCTTCTTGTGGTAATTTTTCCCGCAATGGAAGGAAGCAAGGTCCATTGAATTCTGTGGCTCCAACAGAACGAGCACAAATTTCTTCTGTGGACGATCTTTATGACTTCATATGCTCAGGCCCCCTCATCAATAAGATAGGTCTGACACCCGAAAAAGTGGCTGAGTCCATTGATAAGTGGATAGAGTATGGATTTCGCCTTTGTAGATTGTTTCAGCTCAACCAGCTGGCTCTCAACGAGCCTCAAAAAATTCGACTCTACCACTACTATATTCCAGTCTTCTTGTGGTGTGAACAGGAAATTTCACAGCATAGTTCCAAGTTCAAAGACAACGAAGAAATCCCTCCGTTGGTG ATTGGCTTCAGTGCGCCTCAAGGATGTGGAAAGACAACACTCGTATTTGCATTAGAATATCTTTTTAAAATCACAGGGAG GAAAGCTGCTACACTATCCATTGATGATTTTTATTTAACAGCAGAggaacag GCCAAACTAAGAGAGAACAACCCGGGGAACTTGCTTTTGGAG TTCCGTGGAAATGCTGGAAGCCATGATCTCTCATTGTCTGTTGAAACACTGGCAGAGCTAAGCAAAGTGACAAAAGAAG GTGTGAAGATGAAGCTTCCTCGATATGATAAA TCTGCGTACAATGGGAGAGGTGACAGAGCTGATCCCTCCACATGGCCAGAGGTTGAAGGGCCTTTAACG GTAATTCTGTTTGAGGGTTGGATGCTTGGTTTCAAACCTCTTCCACCTGAAGCTGTCAAAGCTGTTGATCCACAG CTTGAGACAGTCAACAAGAACTTAGAAGCTTATTATGATGCATGGTATAAGTATGTAAAATCATGGATTATTATCAAGATTCATGATCCAAGTTATGTCTATCAGTGGCGTTTGCAG GCGGAGATTGCCATGAGGGCTGATGGGAATCCTGGGATGTCCGATGAGGAG GTGAGGGATTTTGTATCCCGCTACTTGCCAGCATACAAGGCTTACCTTCCCACACTCTACTCAGAAGGACCTACTGGCGCAGACCCGGAGCATGTTCTTCTCGTTGAAATTGATGAAGGGAGAAATCCCATCCTTGGTAGCTAA
- the LOC104109898 gene encoding aromatic aminotransferase ISS1, which yields MGSIGNLARRAVLTNTPVMVQIQELVRGVEGCISLAQGVVYWQPPAQALNKVKEIIWEPSVSRYGADEGLPELREALTKKLGRENSLHKSSVMVTAGANQAFVNVVLTLCDAGDSVIMFAPYYFNAYMSFQMTGVTDILVGPGDAKTLHPDADWLESTLKNTVPTPKLVTVVNPGNPSGTYMPESLLKRISDICKEAGCWLVIDNTYEYFMYDDRKHVCIEGNHIVNIFSFSKAYGMMGWRVGYIAYPSEVEGLAAQLLKVQDNIPICASIISQRLALYSMEMGPEWVTDQVKDLVKNRELLLEALSPLGDGAVKGGEGAIYLWAKLPDKYENDFEVVHWLAKRHGIVLIPGSSSGCPGHVRISFGGLIEKDCRVAAERLKKGLEELVNSGMVS from the exons GGGGTAGTGTACTGGCAACCACCTGCACAAGCACTAAATAAGGTGAAAGAAATTATCTGGGAACCTTCAGTTAGTCGCTATGGTGCCGATGAGGGGCTTCCTGAGCTCAGGGAGGCATTGACGAAAAAG TTGGGGCGTGAAAATAGCTTACATAAATCGTCAGTTATGGTTACTGCTGGCGCAAATCAG GCTTTTGTAAACGTCGTTCTCACACTGTGTGATGCTGGCGATTCAGTCATTATGTTTGCACCATACTATTTCAATGCATACATGTCGTTCCAGATGACAGGTGTTACCGATATTCTGGTGGGTCCTGGTGATGCAAAGACACTTCATCCGGATGCAG ACTGGTTGGAGAGTACTCTAAAGAACACTGTACCAACCCCAAAGCTTGTGACTGTTGTTAATCCGGGGAATCCATCAGGAACATATATGCCTGAGTCCCTTCTTAAG AGGATATCTGATATTTGTAAAGAGGCGGGATGTTGGCTCGTAATTGATAATACTTATGA GTATTTCATGTATGATGATCGCAAACATGtttgcatagaaggaaaccaCATAGTCAACATCTTTTCCTTCTCTAAAGCTTATGGGATGATGGGATGGAGAGTTGGATAT ATAGCATACCCATCGGAAGTGGAGGGGCTCGCAGCTCAACTCCTAAAAGTTCAGGACAACATACCTATTTGTGCTTCTATAATCTCTCAACGACTCGCTCTTTACTCGATGGAAATGGGACCAGAGTGGGTAACTGATCAAGTAAAAGACCTTGTCAAGAACAGAGAGCTACTCCTAGAAGCTTTATCTCCTTTGGGAGATGGAGCTGTTAAAGGGGGAGAAGGTGCCATTTACCTGTGGGCAAAGCTTCCAGATAAATACGAGAACGACTTCGAAGTAGTTCACTGGCTAGCTAAGAGGCATGGAATAGTCCTGATACCTGGAAGTTCCAGCGGTTGTCCAGGTCATGTTAGGATCTCGTTTGGAGGATTGATCGAAAAGGACTGCCGGGTAGCTGCCGAAAGGCTCAAAAAAGGTTTGGAAGAACTGGTAAATAGTGGAATGGTTTCATGA